The proteins below are encoded in one region of Chloroflexota bacterium:
- a CDS encoding fumarylacetoacetate hydrolase family protein, giving the protein MKLVTFQVAGETHWGALRGENVIDLNLARAMFLAAHGQEIQYLAHDALAFIGKGEDAWDAANETLEFLGSRAVDGIVFPLHAVKLLAPILTAPKIIAIGLNYGSHRQEQDILEQEEFLPILFPKFPNSITGPDAPVTWDATLTKKVDYEAELGVIIGKRAHRVSEVEALEFVFGYCNLNDISSRDLQFHPKSGGQWGWGKSLDTFCPIGPFIATRDEIADPQNLAIKCWVNGEARQDSHTSNMINGVAKLISFISQGITLMPGDLIASGTPSGVGHFALPPVYLKPGDVVTVEVEGLGRLTNTIV; this is encoded by the coding sequence ATGAAACTCGTGACCTTTCAAGTCGCCGGCGAAACACATTGGGGCGCTCTGCGCGGCGAAAATGTGATTGACCTCAATCTCGCGCGCGCGATGTTTCTCGCGGCGCATGGACAAGAGATTCAGTACCTCGCGCACGACGCGCTCGCGTTCATCGGCAAGGGCGAGGACGCGTGGGACGCGGCGAATGAGACGCTCGAATTTCTCGGCAGCCGCGCGGTGGATGGGATTGTGTTTCCGCTGCACGCGGTAAAATTGCTCGCGCCGATTCTGACCGCGCCGAAAATCATCGCGATCGGTTTGAACTATGGTTCGCATCGGCAAGAGCAAGATATTCTGGAGCAAGAAGAATTCCTGCCGATTCTGTTCCCCAAGTTTCCAAACTCGATCACCGGACCCGACGCGCCGGTAACCTGGGACGCGACGCTGACAAAAAAAGTGGATTACGAAGCCGAGCTGGGCGTCATCATCGGCAAACGCGCGCATCGCGTTTCCGAGGTCGAGGCGCTCGAATTCGTGTTCGGATATTGCAATCTCAATGACATCAGTTCGCGCGATTTGCAGTTTCATCCGAAAAGCGGCGGACAATGGGGCTGGGGTAAATCGCTCGACACGTTCTGCCCGATCGGTCCGTTCATCGCGACGCGCGATGAAATCGCCGATCCGCAAAATCTCGCGATCAAATGCTGGGTCAACGGCGAGGCGCGTCAGGATTCGCACACGAGCAACATGATCAACGGCGTCGCCAAGTTGATTTCGTTCATCTCCCAGGGCATCACCTTGATGCCCGGCGATCTTATCGCGAGCGGCACACCGTCCGGCGTCGGACACTTTGCGTTGCCGCCAGTGTACTTGAAACCGGGCGATGTGGTCACTGTCGAGGTCGAAGGACTGGGACGACTGACGAATACGATTGTGTAG
- a CDS encoding gamma-glutamyl-gamma-aminobutyrate hydrolase family protein, with protein sequence MKPLIGIPTRTLKASDCIDGIPRFGMNETYTRAIARAGGAPVLIPLNLSDDTLRAIFARLDGVLFPGGVDVHPNVYGESVEPFCGEIDPARDTVELNLAQWALAEQKPILGICRGIQLINIAAGGSLHQDIDAQVANPLRHPHQKGNPYNYLAHAVEIDPRSTLGRALGATQVQVNSLHHQALKQVAPGFHIVARAPDGIVEGIEADNGNFAVAVQFHPEWLQDDDARMLELFRAFVTASNGSTG encoded by the coding sequence TTGAAACCCCTGATTGGCATTCCCACGCGCACGCTTAAAGCGAGCGATTGCATAGACGGCATTCCGCGTTTTGGCATGAACGAGACGTACACGCGCGCCATCGCCCGTGCCGGCGGCGCGCCGGTGTTGATTCCGCTCAATCTGAGCGACGACACATTGCGCGCGATTTTCGCGCGGCTCGACGGCGTACTCTTTCCCGGCGGCGTAGATGTGCACCCCAACGTGTACGGCGAATCGGTCGAACCGTTCTGCGGTGAGATTGATCCCGCGCGCGATACGGTCGAACTGAATCTCGCGCAATGGGCGCTCGCCGAACAAAAACCGATTCTGGGAATTTGTCGCGGCATCCAATTGATCAACATCGCGGCGGGCGGTTCACTGCACCAAGACATTGACGCCCAGGTCGCGAATCCGCTGCGCCATCCACATCAAAAAGGTAATCCGTACAACTACCTCGCGCACGCGGTCGAGATTGATCCGCGCTCGACGCTCGGACGCGCGCTCGGCGCGACCCAGGTTCAGGTGAATAGTCTGCACCATCAAGCGTTGAAACAAGTCGCGCCCGGTTTCCACATCGTCGCGCGCGCGCCCGATGGCATCGTCGAAGGCATCGAGGCGGACAACGGCAATTTTGCGGTCGCCGTACAGTTTCACCCGGAATGGTTGCAGGACGACGACGCGCGGATGCTCGAACTTTTTCGCGCGTTCGTCACAGCAAGTAATGGGAGCACTGGATGA
- a CDS encoding tetratricopeptide repeat protein codes for MNVQEMERRFFELKGKFDVGAMSEDDFKSEIATLRFQDKQNRWWMIGAQSGKWYMNDGARWLPGTPPVDEPPQPETPKESIESVAISPRMDAPASPEHLTTGLVTRTPAPLVTPPSARAAHLPRALPSLALTGPLLIIVAALAALIVVLIAWLVIDLAVPTKPISSFFAQVTNRTPAAVVPTSATPPAATSNIGMFLAQGDKLLAESRVDAAITQYQTASQLAPTNPAPLTRWSRALAMRGQLREALAKAQEAIARGAEDAEANAQLCRAQLWNNQVEDALRSCEKAIKLDAKSANAHAYLAEAYLHAGRKNDATAQAQLALQLAPTSAEAQRAQAWVLTLQGQKENAFAAWKQTTVLEPDSYFRFFEYGEALRVYLGNPLEAIPAYEKAVGLYGAYIPAIQQLGLALIEADKPLQAVPHLRRAITLDPNDADSYTYLGLAFGKANQCAQGIPYFDLALKLNPNSSLAQRGLADCRAGKTPALPPATPPAIPALVPTLGAPK; via the coding sequence ATGAACGTGCAGGAAATGGAGCGTCGGTTTTTCGAACTGAAAGGCAAGTTCGATGTCGGCGCGATGAGCGAAGACGATTTCAAATCCGAGATCGCGACACTGCGATTTCAAGACAAACAAAATCGCTGGTGGATGATTGGCGCGCAAAGCGGCAAGTGGTACATGAACGACGGCGCGCGCTGGCTCCCCGGCACGCCGCCGGTAGATGAACCGCCGCAGCCCGAAACGCCGAAGGAATCCATCGAGTCTGTCGCCATATCGCCGCGCATGGACGCGCCCGCCAGTCCCGAACATCTTACGACCGGACTGGTCACGCGCACGCCGGCGCCGCTCGTCACACCACCATCCGCCCGCGCCGCCCATCTCCCGCGCGCGTTGCCCTCGCTTGCGTTGACCGGACCTCTGCTCATCATCGTCGCCGCGCTTGCCGCGCTCATCGTCGTGTTGATCGCGTGGCTCGTGATTGATCTCGCCGTGCCGACCAAACCGATCAGCAGTTTTTTCGCGCAGGTGACCAATCGCACGCCCGCGGCGGTCGTCCCGACCTCTGCGACCCCGCCCGCCGCGACAAGCAACATTGGCATGTTCCTCGCGCAAGGCGATAAACTGCTCGCCGAAAGTCGCGTGGATGCCGCGATCACCCAGTATCAAACCGCGTCACAACTCGCGCCGACGAATCCCGCGCCGTTGACGCGCTGGTCACGCGCGTTGGCAATGCGCGGTCAATTGCGCGAGGCGCTTGCCAAAGCGCAAGAAGCGATCGCGCGCGGCGCGGAAGACGCCGAAGCGAACGCGCAACTGTGTCGCGCGCAATTGTGGAACAATCAAGTCGAGGACGCGTTGCGGTCGTGCGAAAAAGCGATCAAGCTCGATGCGAAAAGCGCGAACGCGCACGCGTATCTCGCCGAAGCGTACTTGCACGCGGGACGCAAGAACGACGCGACCGCGCAAGCGCAACTCGCGCTCCAACTTGCGCCGACGAGCGCCGAAGCGCAACGCGCGCAAGCCTGGGTCTTGACTCTGCAAGGGCAAAAAGAAAACGCGTTCGCCGCGTGGAAACAGACGACCGTCTTGGAGCCGGACTCGTACTTTCGCTTTTTCGAGTACGGCGAAGCATTGCGCGTCTATCTCGGCAATCCGCTCGAAGCGATTCCCGCGTACGAAAAAGCGGTGGGCTTGTACGGCGCGTACATTCCGGCGATTCAACAATTGGGCTTAGCGCTGATCGAGGCGGACAAACCGTTGCAAGCCGTGCCGCATCTCCGCCGCGCGATCACGCTCGATCCGAACGACGCCGATTCGTACACGTACCTGGGTCTGGCGTTCGGCAAAGCGAATCAATGCGCGCAGGGCATTCCCTATTTTGATCTCGCGCTGAAACTCAACCCCAACAGTTCGCTCGCGCAACGCGGTTTGGCAGATTGCCGCGCCGGCAAAACGCCGGCGTTGCCGCCCGCAACACCGCCGGCAATCCCCGCGCTCGTGCCGACGCTCGGCGCGCCCAAGTAA
- a CDS encoding aminopeptidase P family protein, whose translation MNQRLARLREKIAQNQLDALLITRPENLYYLSGFGGGEYLDATMIVSAEHAWISTDSRYYEEVKLHAPDFKLFEAGYDRNKALGEFGAHTKPKAVGFEMAHLTVATFKDWSKAARKAGFKLKPVDGIVEELRIVKDADELAKIKRAVDLTDEAFAHFCRELKPGMTEKQGAWIIERYMREHGADKVAFELIVAAGSNGALPHARPTDYVIQRGEPIVVDIGCRIDHYHSDMTRTVVLGEANGQFKKVYDTVLKAQLTAEKKIREGVKGKRADAFARHVIGKTEWAETFGHGLGHGVGLAVHEGPRASKLSKDVYRENMTLTIEPGIYIAGWGGIRIEDLVVIKEDGVEILSRAPKDPVIRV comes from the coding sequence ATGAATCAACGTCTCGCGCGTCTGCGCGAAAAAATCGCGCAGAATCAACTCGACGCGCTGTTGATTACGCGACCTGAAAATCTATACTATCTGTCCGGTTTTGGCGGCGGCGAATATCTCGACGCGACGATGATCGTGTCCGCCGAGCACGCGTGGATTTCGACCGACTCGCGTTACTACGAGGAAGTGAAACTCCACGCGCCCGATTTCAAATTGTTTGAAGCCGGGTACGACCGCAACAAAGCGCTCGGTGAATTTGGCGCGCACACCAAACCGAAAGCCGTCGGGTTTGAAATGGCGCATCTCACCGTTGCGACGTTCAAGGATTGGAGCAAAGCCGCGCGTAAAGCCGGCTTTAAGCTCAAGCCCGTGGATGGTATCGTCGAAGAATTGCGTATCGTCAAAGACGCGGACGAACTTGCCAAGATCAAACGCGCGGTGGATTTGACCGACGAGGCATTCGCGCATTTTTGCCGCGAGCTCAAACCGGGCATGACCGAAAAGCAAGGCGCGTGGATCATCGAACGCTACATGCGCGAACACGGCGCGGATAAGGTCGCGTTCGAGTTGATCGTTGCCGCGGGATCGAACGGCGCATTGCCGCACGCGCGCCCAACCGATTACGTGATTCAACGCGGCGAGCCGATTGTCGTAGACATCGGTTGCCGGATTGATCATTATCACTCGGACATGACGCGCACGGTCGTGCTCGGCGAGGCGAACGGGCAATTCAAAAAAGTGTACGACACCGTGTTGAAAGCGCAGCTAACCGCCGAAAAGAAAATTCGCGAGGGCGTCAAAGGCAAACGCGCCGACGCCTTCGCGCGCCACGTCATCGGCAAGACCGAATGGGCGGAAACGTTTGGACACGGTTTGGGACACGGCGTTGGACTCGCCGTGCACGAAGGTCCGCGCGCGAGCAAATTGAGCAAAGACGTGTATCGCGAAAATATGACGCTGACTATCGAGCCGGGCATTTACATCGCCGGTTGGGGCGGCATCCGCATCGAAGATTTGGTCGTCATCAAAGAGGACGGCGTGGAGATTTTGAGCCGCGCGCCCAAAGACCCGGTGATTCGCGTGTGA
- a CDS encoding 50S ribosomal protein L25, with the protein MADDILLSAQTRDVIGKQVNAMRRAGTIPGILYGTHLEKPIVIKLDEKMLKQVVATAGRNRLIKLTIDSGAPRLVLAREVQRNSLTQRIIHVDLQEVSLTEKITTEVPLVLVGTSSAVTRGEGLLIHGIDTVQIRVLPTDLIPNIEVDVTALVSLNQSLFVRDLKTTDKIQILTPGDEMVAKIVAVKEEVVATEAPVAAAEVEVVGKKKEEEVAEGEAPAGEAKKEEKK; encoded by the coding sequence ATGGCTGACGATATTTTGTTGAGCGCGCAAACGCGCGATGTGATTGGCAAGCAGGTGAATGCCATGCGCCGCGCCGGGACGATCCCGGGCATTTTGTACGGCACCCACCTCGAAAAGCCGATCGTGATCAAACTCGATGAAAAGATGTTGAAACAGGTGGTTGCCACCGCCGGACGCAATCGCCTGATTAAACTGACGATTGATAGCGGCGCACCCCGTCTTGTTTTGGCGCGCGAAGTGCAACGCAATTCGCTGACGCAACGCATCATTCACGTGGACTTGCAAGAAGTTTCGCTCACCGAAAAGATCACGACCGAAGTGCCACTCGTGCTCGTCGGCACCTCGTCTGCCGTCACGCGTGGCGAAGGTCTGTTGATTCACGGGATTGATACGGTGCAGATTCGCGTGCTTCCCACCGATCTCATTCCGAATATCGAAGTGGACGTGACCGCGCTCGTGAGTCTGAACCAGAGTCTGTTCGTGCGCGATCTCAAGACCACCGACAAGATTCAAATCCTCACCCCCGGCGACGAAATGGTTGCCAAGATCGTCGCGGTGAAGGAAGAAGTGGTCGCGACCGAAGCGCCGGTGGCTGCCGCCGAAGTCGAAGTGGTTGGCAAGAAGAAGGAAGAAGAAGTCGCCGAAGGCGAAGCTCCGGCTGGCGAAGCCAAAAAGGAAGAAAAGAAATAA
- a CDS encoding rod shape-determining protein → MFSPINWLLGLFSRDIGIDLGTANTLVLVRGVGIVINEPSVVAIERRTKRVLAIGSEAKQMVGRTPADIVAIRPLRDGVISDFDVTEKMLEYFIGKVHDHSLLPLPHRPRIVIGIPSGVTEVEKRAVHDAAINAGAREVFLVEEPMAAAIGAGLPITEAVGSMIVDIGGGTTEMAVFSLGGIVVSRSIRVAGDEMDEEIVRYAREKYNILVGDRMAEDIKVSVGSAFPMPEERTVVLRGRNLITGLPEGIEVSSVEIREALANPVNQIVDALKTTIDETPPELVSDLMQYGIALAGGGALLGCIADRLSQETKMHCYVAEDPLTCVVRGAGQILEELDVLHKVVMPTRSTRR, encoded by the coding sequence TTGTTTAGCCCCATCAATTGGCTCCTGGGATTATTCTCGCGCGATATTGGGATTGACCTCGGCACGGCGAACACGCTCGTGCTCGTGCGCGGCGTCGGTATTGTCATCAACGAACCCTCCGTCGTCGCGATCGAGCGACGCACCAAGCGTGTGCTCGCGATTGGCTCCGAAGCGAAGCAAATGGTCGGACGCACACCCGCCGACATTGTCGCGATTCGTCCTCTGCGCGATGGCGTCATTTCCGATTTTGACGTCACCGAAAAAATGCTCGAGTACTTTATCGGCAAGGTGCACGATCATTCTCTACTGCCCTTGCCGCATCGTCCGCGCATCGTCATCGGCATTCCGAGCGGCGTGACCGAAGTAGAAAAACGCGCGGTGCACGACGCGGCGATCAACGCCGGCGCGCGCGAAGTCTTTCTCGTCGAAGAGCCGATGGCGGCGGCGATTGGCGCGGGCTTGCCGATTACCGAAGCGGTCGGTAGCATGATCGTAGACATCGGCGGCGGCACGACCGAGATGGCGGTGTTCTCGCTCGGCGGCATCGTCGTCAGTCGTTCGATTCGCGTCGCGGGCGACGAGATGGACGAAGAGATCGTGCGGTACGCGCGTGAAAAGTACAACATCCTCGTCGGCGACCGTATGGCGGAAGACATCAAGGTGAGCGTCGGCTCCGCGTTCCCCATGCCCGAAGAACGCACCGTGGTGTTGCGCGGACGCAATCTCATCACTGGGTTGCCCGAAGGGATCGAAGTATCGTCGGTCGAAATTCGCGAGGCGCTCGCCAATCCGGTCAATCAAATCGTGGACGCACTCAAAACGACGATTGACGAAACCCCGCCCGAACTCGTGTCCGACTTGATGCAGTACGGCATCGCGCTCGCCGGCGGCGGCGCGTTGCTCGGCTGTATCGCCGACCGTTTGTCGCAAGAAACCAAGATGCACTGTTACGTCGCGGAAGATCCGCTCACGTGCGTCGTGCGCGGCGCAGGTCAAATCCTCGAAGAACTCGACGTTCTCCACAAAGTTGTGATGCCGACCCGTTCCACGCGACGCTAG
- the mreC gene encoding rod shape-determining protein MreC encodes MFSSNRNRATVLVLFVVIAFLALLLYQTGQLAPAQDLALGWIQPLLRGALGITQSAENVTGTLADVATLQAEVKRLQGLVNASEIQRVRVRELENENTQLRQQLRYKQSNPDFDLLGAAVLEREIDLARVIGRDPSNLARFIIIDQGSAEGVKVGMPVVTPEGLVGRVTATGAHWAKALLITDPSSSVNAVVQSTRATGITQGDVNGNVIIKYVPQGEAIKPGDLILTSGMGGNFPKRLVIGQVTEVHKRDIELFQEAAIKPTVDFTRLEFVLILKKFTPSDITQEPTPTPTAAPRPTRTVTPTPSP; translated from the coding sequence ATGTTTTCCTCGAATCGTAATCGCGCAACCGTGCTCGTCCTCTTCGTCGTGATTGCCTTTCTCGCCTTGCTACTCTACCAGACGGGGCAACTCGCGCCTGCGCAAGACCTCGCACTTGGATGGATTCAACCATTACTGCGCGGCGCGCTCGGCATCACCCAGAGCGCGGAGAATGTGACGGGCACACTCGCGGATGTCGCAACGTTGCAAGCCGAAGTCAAACGCTTGCAAGGGTTGGTCAACGCATCCGAGATTCAACGCGTCCGCGTGCGCGAACTCGAAAACGAAAATACACAATTGCGCCAACAGTTGCGCTACAAACAAAGCAATCCCGATTTCGATTTGCTGGGCGCGGCAGTGCTCGAACGCGAGATTGATCTTGCGCGCGTGATCGGGCGCGATCCGTCGAACCTCGCGCGGTTCATCATCATAGACCAGGGCAGCGCCGAAGGCGTCAAGGTCGGTATGCCGGTCGTCACGCCCGAAGGACTCGTCGGTCGCGTCACCGCGACTGGCGCCCATTGGGCGAAAGCGTTGCTCATCACCGATCCCTCAAGTTCGGTGAATGCAGTCGTGCAATCCACCCGCGCGACCGGCATCACGCAAGGCGACGTAAACGGCAACGTCATCATCAAGTACGTGCCGCAAGGCGAGGCGATCAAACCCGGCGATTTGATCCTGACCTCCGGGATGGGCGGCAATTTCCCCAAGCGTCTTGTGATCGGACAAGTGACCGAAGTGCACAAACGCGATATTGAATTGTTTCAAGAAGCCGCGATCAAACCGACCGTAGATTTTACGCGCCTCGAATTCGTGTTGATTCTGAAAAAGTTTACCCCGTCTGACATCACGCAAGAACCGACCCCGACTCCGACTGCCGCGCCGCGCCCCACACGCACCGTGACGCCAACGCCGAGTCCTTGA
- a CDS encoding NAD(P)H-binding protein produces the protein MSSQELHIVTGAFGYIGKYITTRLLKGEHLVRTLTNSVHRANPFGGMVEANPFNFDAPDKLVESLRGATVLYNTYWVRFNYKTDFKHSMAVENTLKLIQAAKQAGIQRFVHVSITNPSADSRLEYFSGKAKLERALIESGLSYAILRPTVVFGREDVLINNVAWILRHLPVFGVFGDGQYKLQPIYVDDLAALAVAQGANRENLIIDAIGPETFAYRELVSQIGEIIGVRRLIISVPPWFGYVVGSAISRLQGDVFITREEIDGLMHGLLCTNSPPAGETRLTDWARVNSATLGVKYASELARRQNRKTAYENL, from the coding sequence ATGTCTTCTCAAGAATTGCACATAGTTACTGGCGCGTTTGGATATATCGGCAAATATATCACAACGCGATTGCTAAAGGGAGAACACCTCGTTCGCACGTTGACGAATTCGGTACATCGCGCGAATCCGTTTGGCGGCATGGTCGAAGCGAATCCTTTCAACTTTGATGCGCCTGACAAATTGGTTGAGTCGCTACGGGGTGCGACAGTACTTTACAACACATACTGGGTACGTTTTAACTACAAGACAGATTTCAAACACTCGATGGCAGTTGAGAACACGCTGAAGCTGATTCAGGCGGCAAAGCAAGCCGGCATCCAACGCTTTGTGCATGTCAGCATCACAAATCCATCCGCGGACTCGCGGCTGGAGTATTTTAGCGGAAAGGCGAAACTCGAGCGTGCATTGATTGAGTCGGGTCTGTCATACGCGATTCTGCGCCCGACGGTTGTCTTTGGAAGGGAAGATGTACTCATAAATAATGTTGCCTGGATCCTCAGACACCTGCCGGTCTTTGGCGTCTTCGGTGATGGGCAATACAAGTTGCAACCGATCTATGTGGATGACCTCGCCGCACTTGCCGTAGCGCAAGGCGCGAACCGCGAGAATCTCATCATCGACGCGATTGGTCCTGAGACATTCGCCTATCGTGAACTCGTGAGTCAGATCGGTGAGATTATCGGTGTGCGTCGCCTAATCATCTCGGTGCCGCCTTGGTTCGGCTACGTGGTCGGATCCGCGATTAGTCGTTTGCAAGGCGATGTGTTTATCACGCGCGAAGAGATTGACGGCTTGATGCACGGCTTGCTCTGCACAAACTCGCCGCCTGCTGGTGAGACACGGCTCACCGATTGGGCGCGAGTCAACTCGGCAACGCTTGGCGTAAAGTATGCCAGTGAACTCGCTCGGCGGCAGAACCGCAAGACCGCTTACGAAAATCTCTAG
- the larA gene encoding nickel-dependent lactate racemase — translation MDKEITLPYGHDTKTLCVPEENLAWVVAPENAAAVLDLAAAVRSAIHSPIGSPALPELVARYGTKTVILVDDGTRSTPQQAILPILLDELNAAGVPDRDIIALIALGTHRAMNEAERIARYGGTICARIRVENLSSDPADFCDLGVTPLGVPIFISRRYLESQISIAVGNIIPHMYAGWAGGAKMVQPGMTSPLTTAKTHLMAGPRVYEILGNVDNPVRREMEEIAVKSGLKFIVNVVLNRDGDVVAVVAGDAIKAHRAGVEIARPIYTVAVNEKPEIVVASSHPADRDLWQGFKPINNCGMFVKDGGTLILVIPAPEGIAPDHPQLIELGTTPGDKVLQLVEQGKISDGVAAATYLAFDQTRNRVKVMLVTDGITDVEAQKIGATATQDLRAALAIARARHGDQARIGVVTHGADIMGAFQVAGTNK, via the coding sequence ATGGACAAAGAAATCACCCTGCCGTACGGGCACGACACAAAAACGCTTTGTGTTCCCGAAGAAAATCTTGCCTGGGTCGTCGCGCCAGAAAACGCGGCGGCGGTTCTGGATTTGGCAGCCGCCGTTCGTTCCGCGATTCATTCGCCCATTGGATCGCCGGCGTTGCCGGAACTTGTCGCGCGGTACGGTACCAAGACCGTAATTCTAGTTGATGATGGGACACGTTCGACGCCGCAACAAGCGATTCTCCCAATTCTGCTCGACGAATTGAACGCCGCCGGTGTGCCCGACCGCGACATCATTGCCTTGATCGCGCTCGGCACGCACCGCGCGATGAACGAAGCAGAACGCATCGCGCGTTATGGCGGGACCATTTGCGCGCGCATTCGCGTCGAGAATCTTTCATCTGACCCGGCGGATTTTTGCGATCTCGGTGTGACGCCGCTGGGTGTCCCGATCTTTATCAGTCGTCGCTATTTGGAAAGCCAAATCAGTATCGCGGTCGGCAACATTATCCCGCACATGTACGCGGGCTGGGCGGGCGGCGCAAAGATGGTGCAGCCCGGCATGACGAGTCCGCTCACCACCGCGAAGACACACTTGATGGCGGGACCGCGTGTCTACGAAATTCTGGGAAACGTGGACAATCCGGTGCGTCGCGAGATGGAAGAGATCGCGGTCAAATCGGGACTAAAGTTCATCGTCAACGTGGTGCTCAATCGCGATGGTGATGTTGTAGCGGTGGTCGCCGGCGATGCCATCAAAGCGCATCGCGCGGGTGTGGAAATCGCGCGCCCGATTTACACCGTCGCGGTGAACGAAAAACCAGAGATCGTCGTCGCGAGTTCGCATCCGGCGGATCGAGATTTGTGGCAAGGTTTCAAGCCAATCAATAACTGCGGCATGTTCGTCAAAGATGGCGGCACGTTGATTCTGGTGATTCCCGCGCCAGAAGGAATCGCGCCAGACCACCCGCAACTAATCGAACTCGGGACGACGCCCGGCGACAAGGTACTCCAATTGGTCGAGCAGGGAAAAATTTCAGACGGCGTGGCGGCGGCGACGTACCTGGCATTCGATCAAACGCGCAACCGCGTGAAGGTGATGCTTGTCACCGATGGCATTACCGATGTCGAGGCGCAAAAGATCGGAGCGACCGCGACCCAGGATTTGCGCGCCGCGCTCGCGATAGCCCGCGCGCGTCACGGCGACCAGGCGCGGATCGGCGTCGTGACCCACGGCGCAGATATTATGGGAGCGTTCCAAGTCGCCGGAACAAATAAATAA